A region of Sugiyamaella lignohabitans strain CBS 10342 chromosome A, complete sequence DNA encodes the following proteins:
- the CLB4 gene encoding B-type cyclin CLB4, which produces MANSKGLAAAAAVTAVGKNNSRKRTALQTLTNINRQPRQLDAKNVLVEKVSIYNDSKEKPGRQTSAGNAISRNASMARNGRVSLQQQQQQHQQQQHQKELVDHDGYPNSDDTVEEEDEEDEEEDDDYEVHNQYYRRTDAMEDIDTVEELDIADHVHRGTKRPDTRMASGRGSVEYEQDYDTVEDHQSAVAAVTGGGGGAGNRTRVHGMHKPSFDEFDDIEVEVDDDEDDDEDTSNNNVLLHDLTEPTALAVMNIVNDSVLNPNALFPVWEQADKEELRQAYYEIRSRPGILDEDDEDTYDISMVAEYGDDIFAYMRQLEVKMRPSPGYMDLQTEIQWSMRSVLVDWLVQVHHRFNLLPETLFLTINYMDRFLSIKVVSLSKFQLVGIVALFLAAKYEEINCPSVQEIVYMVENGFSADEILKAERYMIDLLDFNLGWPGPMSFLRRTSKADDYDLETRTLAKYLLEISVMDERFVGALPSWIAATAHYLARLMLNRGEWTSAHVYFSGYTAVQLNPAVEVLLECCEHPLEHHKAIYEKYSDRKFKRASLFVADYMRRRRAAANSHTDSVSTTSSSSSVSTATTATSATTATNATTN; this is translated from the coding sequence ATGGCCAATAGTAAGGGGCTGGCGGCGGCCGCCGCCGTGACCGCTGTAGGGAAGAATAATTCGAGGAAGCGGACTGCTCTGCAGACGCTGACCAATATTAATAGACAGCCACGGCAGCTCGATGCCAAGAACGTGCTGGTGGAGAAGGTTTCTATCTACAATGACAGTAAAGAAAAGCCCGGCAGGCAGACTAGTGCCGGAAACGCTATCTCGCGGAATGCCAGTATGGCCAGAAATGGCAGGGTGTCGctacaacagcaacagcagcaacatcagcagcagcagcatcagaagGAACTCGTTGATCATGACGGGTACCCTAATAGTGACGATACGgtcgaggaagaagacgaggaggacgaagaagaggacgaTGATTACGAGGTCCATAATCAGTACTACCGTCGAACTGACGCCATGGAGGACATTGATACAGTCGAAGAGCTCGATATAGCCGACCATGTTCACAGAGGAACCAAAAGACCAGATACACGTATGGCTTCTGGTCGTGGAAGTGTCGAATATGAACAGGATTACGATACCGTTGAAGACCATCAgtcagcagtagcagctgtaactggtggtggtggtggtgcaggTAACAGAACCAGGGTTCATGGAATGCACAAACCGAGTTTCGACGAGTTCGACGATATTGAGGTCGAAGtggatgacgacgaggacgatgatgaggataCAAGTAATAATAACGTGCTGCTGCACGACCTGACCGAGCCAACAGCTCTGGCAGTTATGAATATCGTCAACGACTCGGTTCTCAACCCAAATGCATTATTCCCGGTTTGGGAGCAGGCCGATAAGGAAGAACTTCGTCAGGCATACTATGAAATCCGCAGTCGACCGGGCATCctcgacgaagacgacgaagataCTTACGATATTTCCATGGTCGCCGAGTACGGTGACGATATATTCGCATATATGCGACAGCTCGAGGTTAAAATGAGACCTAGTCCTGGGTATATGGACCTTCAGACGGAAATTCAGTGGTCAATGAGATCAGTGTTAGTAGACTGGTTGGTGCAAGTACACCATCGATTTAATCTGTTGCCAGAAACGTTGTTCCTGACAATTAATTATATGGACCGATTTCTGTCGATTAAAGTGGTATCACTCAGCAAGTTCCAGTTAGTAGGAATTGTAGCTCTGTTTCTAGCTGCCAAGTACGAGGAGATCAACTGTCCCTCGGTACAGGAGATAGTATACATGGTTGAAAACGGGTTCAGTGCCGATGAGATTTTAAAAGCAGAGCGATATATGATTGATCTGCTGGATTTTAATCTTGGCTGGCCCGGACCCATGTCGTTTCTACGTCGTACCTCGAAAGCTGATGACTATGATCTCGAGACCCGAACTCTAgccaaatatttattagaaaTCTCGGTGATGGACGAGCGATTTGTAGGAGCACTTCCCTCGTGGATCGCTGCTACAGCTCATTATCTGGCCCGACTCATGCTCAACAGAGGCGAATGGACCAGTGCACACGTCTACTTTTCCGGCTACACGGCCGTCCAGCTCAATCCTGCTGTCGAAGTGTTACTAGAATGCTGTGAACACCCTCTAGAACACCACAAAGCCATCTACGAAAAGTACTCGGACCGCAAATTCAAACGGGCCTCGCTTTTCGTGGCTGATTACATGCGACGACGACGGGCCGCTGCCAATTCTCACACCGACTCTGTCTCCACCACGtcatcctcctcctcagtCTCGACCGCCACAACTGCCACCAGTGCCACTACCGCCACAAACGCCACTACTAATTAA
- the PEX6 gene encoding AAA family ATPase peroxin 6 (AAA-peroxin; heterodimerizes with AAA-peroxin Pex1p and participates in the recycling of peroxisomal signal receptor Pex5p from the peroxisomal membrane to the cystosol; GO_component: GO:0005737 - cytoplasm [Evidence IEA,IEA]; GO_component: GO:0005829 - cytosol [Evidence IDA] [PMID 12808025]; GO_component: GO:0016020 - membrane [Evidence IEA]; GO_component: GO:0005778 - peroxisomal membrane [Evidence IEA]; GO_component: GO:0005777 - peroxisome [Evidence IEA]; GO_component: GO:0005777 - peroxisome [Evidence IDA,IMP] [PMID 12808025]; GO_function: GO:0005524 - ATP binding [Evidence IEA,IEA]; GO_function: GO:0016887 - ATPase activity [Evidence IMP] [PMID 15634331]; GO_function: GO:0016887 - ATPase activity [Evidence ISS] [PMID 8241279]; GO_function: GO:0017111 - nucleoside-triphosphatase activity [Evidence IEA]; GO_function: GO:0000166 - nucleotide binding [Evidence IEA,IEA]; GO_function: GO:0046982 - protein heterodimerization activity [Evidence IMP,IPI] [PMID 15634331]; GO_function: GO:0046982 - protein heterodimerization activity [Evidence IPI] [PMID 16007078]; GO_function: GO:0046982 - protein heterodimerization activity [Evidence IPI] [PMID 16911527]; GO_process: GO:0007031 - peroxisome organization [Evidence IEA]; GO_process: GO:0016562 - protein import into peroxisome matrix, receptor recycling [Evidence IDA,IGI,IMP] [PMID 16007078]; GO_process: GO:0001302 - replicative cell aging [Evidence IGI] [PMID 17465979]) — protein MFQQLLLETDGGLKRHVKVYSYPEPNTISSNEIFVSPLMVFNLKSPRTIKISKPSNGTFPISRFVRIAKEVTISRLASPVTTDRSFQQSFLSGLRTYFESCCRVVRINDIIAVPIDTVLAQTLYGSTDMGAVPAGRPNDVAWFKITSLIPGKGSGEDDEPGDVECIIDPSHTRMVQSGLVTGPHPSTLLGWRSYLSLDRYPNYGQTLEGDGFSDKHNFKHAADLSRLLAASISPQGAALQTTILVHSSKRGAGKSTLLKSIASQLGIHVFEIDCYSVTGDNDTKTIGTLRARLDRASTISPCLVVLRHIDALAKKNDQDGTDGGGLVSNLVDTFEEYIGTSSKKKNSFILSATVADVDRLSEAVRSKFKFEITVSVPSESERKAIFKYLTEVPLPNTQLTGFDVRRVQTGFTLRNDVSLETLALQSAGLTPPDLVSIIDMSKQKAINRLQKVASGQGCSLRDLVLSSKGLVKITPEDIEQAIGEARSKYSDSIGAPKIPNVGWQDVGGLDGVKKEILDSIEMPLKFPQLFSDGIKKRSGILFYGPPGTGKTLLAKAIATTFSLNFFSVKGPELLNMYIGESEANVRKVFQKARDAKPCVVFFDELDSVAPKRGKSGDSGGVMDRIVSQLLAELDGMSGQGGDGVFVVGATNRPDLLDEALLRPGRFDKMLYLGISDTHDKQETILQALTRKFTLSPDVSLKQIAAKCPFTYTGADFYAMSSDAMLNAMTRTAGDVDAKIKQYNLEQRAPHNLPDVTTRWWFRNIATDDDVKVQVTEADFDKAQRELVPSVSAEELQHYLNVRASFEGGKKDSQQPPQLPSSTQPPASNRLQIQPTNHSTSTNPLLNGTTTTTTTSKGKGKAKITKPVILNDPHDNPDADLYE, from the coding sequence ATGTTTCAACAGTTACTGTTGGAGACGGATGGCGGTCTTAAGAGACATGTCAAGGTATATTCGTATCCTGAACCAAACACTATTTCGTCAAATGAGATTTTTGTTTCGCCTTTAATGGTCTTTAATCTGAAATCTCCTCGCACTATTAAAATTTCGAAACCCAGTAATGGCACGTTCCCTATCTCGAGGTTCGTCAGAATCGCTAAAGAGGTGACAATTTCTAGACTAGCGTCACCTGTGACTACTGATAGATCTTTCCAGCAATCGTTCCTTTCCGGATTGAGAACGTATTTTGAGTCGTGTTGTCGAGTGGTCAGAATAAACGATATAATTGCTGTTCCAATCGATACAGTGCTTGCTCAAACTCTGTATGGAAGTACTGATATGGGAGCGGTTCCTGCTGGTAGACCAAACGATGTCGCATGGTTCAAGATTACTTCTTTAATACCAGGAAAAGGCtctggtgaagatgatgagcCTGGTGATGTAGAGTGTATTATTGATCCGTCTCATACTAGAATGGTGCAATCGGGGCTTGTTACTGGACCTCATCCCAGTACCCTTTTGGGGTGGAGAAGCTATTTGTCGCTTGATAGATACCCTAATTATGGCCAAACTCTTGAGGGAGATGGATTCTCTGACAAACACAACTTCAAGCATGCAGCTGACTTGAGTCGATTGTTGGCAGCTAGCATCTCACCTCAAGGTGCTGCTTTACAAACGACAATTCTTGTGCATTCATCAAAACGAGGTGCTGGAAAGTCTACACTCTTAAAAAGTATTGCATCGCAGTTGGGAATCCATGTTTTTGAAATCGATTGCTACTCTGTTACTGGAGATAATGATACAAAGACCATTGGTACTTTGAGAGCTAGACTAGACAGAGCTAGTACCATAAGCCCATGTCTGGTGGTCCTTCGACACATTGATGCATTGGCCAAGAAAAACGACCAGGACGGAActgatggtggtggtcttgTATCTAATTTGGTAGATACTTTTGAAGAGTACATTGGAACAAGCagtaagaagaagaactcgTTTATTCTTTCGGCGACAGTTGCAGATGTCGACAGGCTGTCGGAGGCGGTGAGATCGAAATTCAAGTTTGAAATCACTGTTTCAGTGCCTTCAGAATCGGAACGTAAGGCAATTTTCAAGTATCTTACTGAAGTGCCACTGCCCAATACTCAACTGACAGGTTTTGATGTGCGACGGGTCCAAACAGGGTTCACGCTGCGAAACGATGTGTCGTTAGAGACATTAGCATTACAATCAGCCGGTCTGACTCCACCAGACCTGGTGTCAATTATAGACATGTCGAAACAAAAAGCTATCAATAGACTACAAAAAGTGGCTAGTGGTCAAGGGTGTAGTTTGCGAGACCTTGTACTGTCCAGTAAAGGGCTGGTTAAAATCACCCCCGAAGACATTGAACAAGCTATTGGCGAAGCAAGATCGAAATATAGTGATTCAATTGGTGCACCCAAGATTCCTAATGTGGGCTGGCAAGATGTAGGAGGACTAGACGGAGTCAAGAAGGAGATTCTTGATTCGATTGAGATGCCGTTGAAGTTCCCACAGCTTTTCAGTGACGGGATCAAGAAACGAAGTggtattttgttttatgGACctcctggtactggtaagacGCTACTTGCCAAGGCTATTGCAACGACATTTTCattgaactttttttctgtCAAAGGACCCGAACTGCTCAATATGTATATTGGAGAGTCGGAAGCCAATGTTCGTAAAGTGTTCCAAAAGGCTCGTGATGCTAAACCATGTGTTGTATTTTTTGACGAGTTGGACTCTGTGGCTCCTAAAAGAGGTAAATCTGGAGATTCTGGTGGTGTCATGGACAGAATAGTATCACAATTGCTGGCAGAATTGGACGGTATGAGTGGACAAGGAGGAGATGGTGTGTTTGTGGTAGGTGCTACAAACCGACCGGATCTGCTTGATGAAGCACTTTTGAGACCTGGTCGATTCGACAAGATGCTGTATCTAGGTATCTCTGATACTCATGACAAGCAAGAGACTATTTTACAAGCTCTTACCAGAAAGTTTACCTTGTCACCGGACGTATCTCTGAAACAGATTGCTGCCAAGTGTCCATTCACATATACAGGTGCCGACTTTTATGCTATGAGTTCGGATGCCATGCTGAATGCCATGACACGAACCGCCGGTGATGTGGACGctaaaatcaaacaataCAACCTCGAACAGCGAGCTCCACACAATCTTCCCGACGTGACGACCCGGTGGTGGTTCCGTAATATCGCTACCGACGATGACGTCAAAGTACAAGTGACAGAGGCCGATTTCGACAAAGCACAACGAGAGCTCGTGCCCAGTGTCAGTGCCGAGGAGCTCCAGCATTATCTCAACGTGCGAGCCAGTTTCGAAGGAGGCAAAAAAGACTCTCAACAACCCCCACAACTCCCCTCATCCACTCAACCACCAGCATCCAACCGACTCCAAATCCAACCCACGAACCACTCAACCTCCACTAACCCCCTTCTGAACGGaaccaccacaaccacGACCACCTCTAAAGGCAAAGGAAAAGCCAAAATCACCAAACCCGTGATCCTCAACGACCCGCACGACAACCCCGACGCAGACCTGTACGAGTAG
- the PEX6 gene encoding peroxin-6, translating to MPTRISVEESSVPASHLIANGKTAKLNGRRVENNFNQDPIQSKFTEMPVSDSLTAVGLKTNSVDNSIYTNGTTNGSGNAQDKLGLSTSGSIISAVSDTKTHVQEKKVKIPPRVFKSNIIESYKIPNDTVRLSHDLYEDLASPKYVTIQCLTNELQGIPWTLFRAEVDEALNPNTCAIKSSINSISVGTNSSQPRVVQIANTDPVYITHAIVSVDAEFYHQHQNNPHNGILLTQLRQSHILRQGELHPEVDGGCRIRICEPVDQGLFDPAKIKLTVVCDNHVSTVSLLSPNSNGSIGMIQNASSASLESDDSLDVEISKFLDVDDDEDQDNTLAASNGPSATLSVSVLQRPIFVDTLTPTPEPFDDMESVAYVRIEQLAKIGSLSGDIVCSIC from the coding sequence ATGCCCACTCGGATTTCAGTAGAGGAATCCTCGGTACCGGCATCACATCTTATCGCCAACGGTAAAACTGCCAAGCTGAACGGTCGTCGAGTAGAGAACAACTTCAATCAGGATCCGATACAATCAAAGTTCACTGAAATGCCTGTTTCTGACAGTCTGACTGCTGTTGGACTCAAAACTAATTCGGTAGATAATAGCATTTATACCAATGGAACTACCAATGGTAGCGGCAATGCTCAGGATAAACTGGGATTGAGTACCTCTGGATCCATAATTTCGGCGGTATCTGACACTAAAACCCATGTCCAAGAGAAAAAAGTGAAAATTCCTCCTCGGGTGttcaaatcaaatattATCGAATCTTATAAGATTCCTAATGATACTGTTCGGTTATCTCACGATCTATATGAAGACCTGGCCAGTCCCAAATATGTCACTATACAGTGTCTGACCAATGAGCTACAGGGTATTCCATGGACACTCTTTCGAGCAGAGGTTGACGAGGCTCTGAATCCAAACACTTGTGCTATCAAATCGTCGATAAACAGCATCTCGGTAGGCACCAACTCGTCTCAACCTCGGGTGGTCCAGATCGCCAACACTGATCCCGTATATATAACCCATGCTATTGTCAGTGTGGATGCTGAATTctaccaccagcatcaaaatAACCCTCATAATGGCATACTACTCACGCAACTACGGCAGTCGCATATTCTTCGTCAGGGCGAACTCCATCCTGAAGTCGATGGCGGTTGTCGTATTCGAATTTGTGAACCTGTGGATCAGGGTCTGTTTGATCCTGCTAAAATCAAACTCACTGTTGTCTGTGATAATCATGTTAGCACcgtttctcttctttctcctaATTCTAATGGAAGTATTGGCATGATCCAAAATGCATCTTCGGCTTCACTGGAATCGGACGACTCTCTGGATGTCGAGATCTCGAAATTCCTCGACgtcgatgacgatgaagaccAAGATAACACACTGGCTGCCAGTAATGGTCCTTCGGCTACTCTGTCGGTATCGGTACTCCAAAGACCCATTTTTGTCGACACCCTGACCCCTACTCCTGAACCGTTCGATGATATGGAAAGCGTGGCTTATGTTCGCATTGAACAGCTTGCCAAAATCGGCAGTTTGTCTGGTGATATTGTATGTTCTATTTGTTGa
- the MAM33 gene encoding Mam33p (Acidic protein of the mitochondrial matrix; involved in oxidative phosphorylation; related to the human complement receptor gC1q-R; GO_component: GO:0005759 - mitochondrial matrix [Evidence IEA,IEA]; GO_component: GO:0005759 - mitochondrial matrix [Evidence IDA] [PMID 9305894]; GO_component: GO:0005739 - mitochondrion [Evidence IEA]; GO_component: GO:0005739 - mitochondrion [Evidence IDA] [PMID 16823961]; GO_function: GO:0003674 - molecular_function [Evidence ND]; GO_process: GO:0009060 - aerobic respiration [Evidence IMP] [PMID 9305894]) — translation MSSLSAISRIASRAVARSSFRMAGVSGARAGASAAMLKMVSGGSSGVRSFHVSSNRLQSGAPLSAADAELIASLKSEIKIEKEADLEEPSIVKSFLETSGFQLVTKDGKDEVKLVRKEGNEVIHVHFQVSDITNGESFLEDEESYEEQEEGATEEDEGAQFDEEVSTPIRLNVVIEKPKGALGIDAIVEQDVILVESIVPYESAELATSETPEADYTRRSQYQGPPFSVLDEKVQNAVEQFLESRGINGELAQFVTEYSSYRETNEYIAWLARVKAIVESE, via the coding sequence ATGTCGTCGCTTTCCGCTATTTCCCGAATCGCCTCAAGAGCTGTTGCTCGTTCCAGTTTTAGAATGGCCGGTGTATCTGGAGCCCGTGCCGGAGCCAGTGCTGCTATGTTGAAGATGGTTTCTGGTGGATCCAGTGGCGTTCGATCGTTCCATGTTTCCAGCAACCGGTTGCAATCGGGAGCTCCTTTGTcggctgctgatgctgaattGATTGCTTCTTTGAAGAGCGAGATCAAGATCGAGAAAGAGGCCGATTTGGAAGAGCCCTCGATTGTCAAGAGTTTCTTGGAAACTTCTGGGTTCCAACTTGTCACCAAAGATGGTAAAGACGAGGTTAAACTTGTTCGTAAAGAAGGTAATGAGGTGATCCATGTTCATTTCCAAGTTTCTGATATTACCAATGGCGAGTCTTTCTTGGAAGATGAGGAGTCGTAtgaagagcaagaagaggGTGCTACTGAGGAGGACGAGGGTGCCCAGTTCGACGAGGAGGTATCTACTCCTATTAGACTCAATGTCGTTATTGAGAAGCCTAAAGGAGCTCTTGGAATCGATGCTATTGTTGAGCAAGATGTTATTCTCGTTGAATCGATTGTTCCTTACGAGTCCGCCGAGCTCGCCACTTCTGAGACCCCCGAGGCCGATTACACCCGTCGTAGCCAATACCAAGGACCTCCATTCTCTGTTCTCGACGAAAAGGTCCAAAACGCTGTTGAACAGTTCCTTGAATCCCGTGGTATCAACGGCGAGCTCGCTCAATTCGTCACCGAGTACTCGTCGTACCGCGAGACCAACGAGTACATTGCCTGGCTCGCCAGAGTCAAGGCCATCGTCGAGTCCGAGTAA